The region GTTATCATCCAAAGATGTTACTAAAGGTTCTAATTTATGGTTACCTAAACAATGTGTACAGTAGTCGCAAGCTTGAGCAAGCCTGTTTAGAGAATGTTCATTATATGTGGTTAAGTGGTATGTCCTACCCAGACCACAATACAATTAATCGTTTTCGCTCTTCAAAACTTAAGGATTATATAGAGCAAATCTTTACTCAGATTGTTGAGTTATTCATAGCGGAAGGTTTTATTAGTATTGAAGAGGCTTATATTGATGGAACTAAAATCGAGGCCAATGCTAATAAATTCACCTTTGTTTGGAAGAAAGCTATTTCAAATTATAAAGAAAAGATGGTTCAGCAGATTCTAGAAATATGGGGTTATGCAGACTCTATTGCCAGACAAGAAAGTGAACTTCCACCACCCCCAGACTTTAAGAAAATAGATGCAGAGACTATAAATCAAGCCATTGACACATTAAATGCAGCGTTAAAAGACAATCCAGATGTTGACCAGAAAGTAAAGAACAAACTTAAGTATATCAGCAAAGAGTACCCTACAAAAATTCAAGAGTACCAAGAGCATGAAGCTATACTAGAAGATCGCAATTCTTATTCTAAAACAGATAAGGATGCTACTTTTATGCGTATGAAGGAAGATCATATGAATAGTGGTTTTCTAAAAGCAGGCTACAATGTTCAAATATCAACCAACAATCAATATATCCTTGCCTATAGTATACATTCAAACCCAACTGATACAACTACATTAATACCTCACTTAGAAAAATTCAAAGAGAATTATGGCGAATATCCAAAGTCTGTTATAGCAGACGCAGGGTATGGTAGTCAAGAAAATTACACCTATTTAGAGGATCAACAAATTAAAGCTTTTGTGAAGTATAATACTTTTGAGCAAGAGCAAGAACAAGTAGAAAAAAAAACCAGGAAGAATGCTAAGCAAAGTACAAAGCCTTTTGCAACAGATAAATTATTTTACCAACACAAAGGTGATTATTTTGTATGTCCTATGGGACAAGAAATGCACTATATTGGAGATACAACAAAAGCTACAACTACAGGCTTTATCCAAACATTAAGGCAATATCAAGCTAAAAATTGTCAAGGTTGTCCTTTAAATGGTGTATGCCATAAAGCAAAAGGCAATCGGACTATAGAAATAAACTTTGAATTACAACGACACCGAAAAAAAGCAAGTAAATTACTCACTACAAAAGAAGGTGTTGACAAGCGTACACAAAGGTGTCACGATGTAGAAACAGTTTTCGGAAACATTAAACAGAACCATGGGTTCCGCCGATTTATGCTTCGTGGTAAGGAAAAAGTCGCAATAGAATGGGGATTATTGGCAATTGCACAAAATATTAGAAAGAGAGCTGCCTAAAAAGGCTCTTTTAGTTCCTTTTTTCTTTAATATCCTTTTTCAATCCTCTGAGGTTTGCATATTTTAAGAAAATCCTCTAAAAACAATATCTAAAATATCAGAACAAAGAGAGCTGTCTCTTTTTGCAATGAGACAGCCCCTATTTGTTTTATAAGATTATCCATATTGTGGTTATTACGTGCTAAACGCAATCTATTGCCGTCTCTACTAACCGTCAACCATTAACTAACAACTGTAAACCTTTACAGAAAACACTCTTCACTATATGTATAAGCATCTAATGTAACAGGTATTTTATTAGCTTCTTTCAGATCGTGCTGTGCTTCATTATAACGCTCAGCATCAGAAGTAGCCTTAGGATCTTTTATACTACCTAATATTATATTGATACGGTCAAACTCACGTTGTTGATCTGCTTTCAAATAACCTTCAGCTACTACGCAGACTTCTTTAAATGTTTTGTCTCCTACTTGCTTTAAGAATGCGGCATCAGTTTTGTCATGGTCTATTCCATCATCTTCTGCGTAGATCACATTCAGATTTCCAATAATCTGAACTGCCTTTTGAAGGCGTAACTGATCTGCTTCACCTAGAGACAACATCATCTTGTTCTCTGACTCTAGATAGATATCCATATTGTCACCAGATAACTTTAATTCTGTTACTTGTGGTTGTTCTTGTGGAGTTACTACCTGAGTCTCTTCTACCACTGTTGTTTCCGCTTCTTTATCCTTACAACCAACTGCAAAAAGAGATAGTGCTAATACTATTATACTAAGTTTTTTCATACCTGTCTATTAAAGCACAAATGTAAAACCATACTTACTAAATATGCAATAGCTATAAACAGCTATTTTACATACAAAAAGAAAAGGAGAGGTAATCAACTCCTCTCCCTTAACCAAAACAAAACCACTATAAAAATATAGCCTCACTACTTATTATGACATTCTAATTATATTAAGTCCCCGAATTTCCCAGAATTAAAATCATCCACTGCTTGTACTAATTCATCTGATGTATTCATTACAAAAGGACCATAGTGTGCAATTGGTTCATTTAACGGTTCTCCAGAAATCACAAGTACTACAGCATCTTTAGTTACCTCAACAGAGAACTCTTCTCCTTCTCTTTCCATAAGTGCTACGTGATCTGTTAAGACCACTTCTCCATTTACTTTTACTTCCCCTTCTAACACTAATAATAAAGTAGTATATCCACTAGGGAAAGCAAAGTTAGTACTTGCACCTGCTTTTGCTTTTAAGTTGTACATATGGATAGGTGAGAATGTAGTCGCTGTACCTTTAGTGCCATTATACTCTCCTGCTATTACTTCCACTACTCCCATATTATTTTCTAAAGGATACTTGGCTACGCTTTTATTCTCAATCGCTTGATATTTAGCAGGTCTTTTCTTATCTTCTCTCTTAAGATTAACCCAAAGCTGTACCATCTGAAACTCTCCACCTGTTTTACTCCATTCAGTTTCGTGAAACTCTTTGTGTAATACTCCAGAGGCAGCAGTCATCCACTGTACATCACCCTCACCGATAATTCCTCCACCTCCACTACTGTCTCCGTGCTCTACACGTCCTTTATAAGCGATAGTCACTGTCTCAAATCCCTTATGTGGGTGTACACCTACTCCTCTAGGTATTTCTGATGGACCGAATGTATATTTTGAATTGTAATCAAACATAATGAACGGATCCATTTGTTGCATATTCATATTTGGCATACTTGGTATAAAGTTATGCACTCTAAAACCATCCCCTACAAAGTGTGCAGGCTGTGGTGCTACGATCTGTTTAATATTTCTTGTTTTCATATCTCTTTGTTTTTGTATTACAAATTTACAACCTCATCAAGCCTTAAACACTTAATCTACAACAAGAAGAACACTATGCTATATCTGTATAGAGTAGATACAAAAAAAGAGGCTTGCCTAAGCAAACCTCTTCCTATAAACTCTGTTACATATTAATTCTTAATCTCTACTCTAGCACCCTCGCTATGAGCACTCATCTCAGGAGCGTACATATTCTGCATAGTAGTAATACCATTAGAGAAGTCACCTCCTACATTCGCTCTTAATTCATATTCGAATACATAGTTTCCTTTTCTCAGTCTATTAATAAAGAAGTTCGTTGAAGCATCTCTTGTTTCTTCATAATAACCAAACTCTCCTTTCCATCTATATCCTGACAATACATTCGTTGGTTCAAATCCACTAGCGCGCATATCTTTTAAGTGGATATAATCCATATCTCTATCTACGCTAATCTCTAGTCGTACTGTTACTAAATCCCCTACTTTAATCGGAGTGTCTTTCGCAATCTCACGAAGAGTTTGCCCCTTATCTGTATTTACCTTTATATAAAGCTTCTTAGCCATTTTGATACTTGTGTTAGCAGAATTAACTGCATCTATATCTTCAAAATACTGCCAATACATCGCTCCATAAGCAACACCCGGAGATGTCTTCGTTATTTCAACAATACCTTTCTTAGCTGTCATTTCTGCTTTAGACCAAGTCTGCTTAATATAACCACTACCTAACTGAGCATCTTTAGTCAAGTCAACAGGATAACCGCCTACTTTTACTTCTAGTCCTTTCTCAGCATCAATCCAAGACTTCCCTGTATACATTAAAGCATACACAGCCTTAGTAGTCGCTTTCGTAGAAGACCAGCCAGTAGTTTGTTTATTCTTAAGCAACCAAACTTTCATTTGCTCAATATCATTAGCATACTTGTCTTTATCGACTTCATTAGCAGCTTCTATAATTGCCACTTGCGTTTCTATAGGCGCTTGATACCATAACCATCCTGGCACATTATGCTTCCAATACATTCCCTTCTCATCAGATGATACGGCTGTCTCCATAATATTCTTGATAATAGTATCTGCAGTCTTAACCAATCCTAATCTCTTCGCTACTACAGCACGCATAGCGTCTTTATACAAGTTTCCTGACGGCTTCGCACTCTCTATTCCCTTGCGAATAGAAGCTACCATCGGAGCGTACTTCTCATTGATACCATACTCTCCAATAAAGAAACTACGTGCATACAGATAATGCGTATTAATACTCGTCACCTCATTAGGGTTGACCTTCTTATCTCTGTTTAGATAATCAGCGTATTGAGTAGCATCTATGTACTTAATCGCATCTGATAAAAGTGTTTTATAACCTAGTTCATTAATCCAATCCTCTTCTAACACACCTATTTTCTTCAAGTTTCCAAAACCTTCTACGATAGTCTGTGTAATATATAAATCAGACTTTCCTCCTTTAAACCAAGTGAATCCTCCATCACTATTCTGCTGTTCTGCTAACTTCTCTAATGCTGTCTGTAAATCCATACGCATTTTATTCAAGTCAAACAGGATAGTGATACGCTTCATTTGTTCTTCTTCACTTACAGTCTCTCTCACCCACGGTGTCTCCGCTAATAAGATACTCTTCAATTCTTGGTTTTGCTCAAGCTTAGAGGTTACTTGTCCTTTGGCATTCCATTGATCAAAAACAGTCTTAATCTTAGGATTGTCATTCATTATTTTTGTAGCCACTGCATTAGCAAATACTTTGCTAAACAACTGCTCTGAACAATCATAAGGATACTCTTGCAAATAAGGAATAGCAAATACAGCATTCCATATCGGATTAGCTGTTAACTCTAGCGTCAACTTGTGATTCTGTAGTGTATTGCTAATTTCCTTTTCGTATGCTTTAAACGAGAATAGCTTATTCTGTCCCTCTTTCACATAGATAGGCATTGTCTCAGTCACGAGTATTCTATTAGATAGTACAGGTAATGCAGACTCTTCTCCATCACTGAAGTTATCAGATACTGCCACTACTCTACACGTCACGACATCGACACCATTAGGCACTTCTATATCCCAATTAACTGCAGTTGACTCAGATTTATTAGCAGAGAACTCTCCTGACTTCTCTAAGATCAACTCATTTGTATAAGCGTTAAACAACTGTAATGTTGCTTTCCCTTTACGTGTAGTATCAGATAGGTTTATCACCTTAGTCGATAAAGTCAACTTATCTCCTTGACGTAAGAAACGAGGCAAGTTAGGTACTACCATTAATTCCTTCTGTGTTACTACAGTTTGCTCTGCATACGCCTGACGTAAGTTCTTCGTATGACCAACAGCCATAAACTTCCACTTAGTCAATGCCTCAGGCATCGTGAACTCAAACTTCACATCACCGTTCTCGTCAGTCTTTAACGTAGGATAGAAGAACGCTGTCTCTTGTAAGTTCTTACGAACTGTTGGAGTCGGTGTGGTTTCTTTGTTATCACTTGCTCCACCTACTGCTTTAGTCTCTGTTACAGCGTTTTCTTCCAAAACACTTACTCCTGCTGCTTGACCTTGTAGAGCACTAGGCGCACCTGTCATAGCTACTTTGGATACAGATTTCTCAGAATCATAACTAAGATCCTTTTTAAGACTTACAGACATTACTCTTTGACGTCCATATCCATTATTAAATATACTAAGTCCAAACGTATTTAAAATAACAGGTCTATCTACTGTCAGCGTAATCTGATCTATCCTTTCACTCATTAACGAACTAAAGTATCCTGTACTGCGCAGTGTACCGAAGTTATATTTATTAAATGAAGGTGAGTTATAATAATACTTTGGTTCTTTTAACCCAACATTCAAGTTGTGATAAACGAACTCATCTAATGAAGCATCATACATAGTTGCTAATAACTCCGCTACTACTTGCTCTTTCTCTTCCCCCTTCACTTTTAGAGACCACTTCTCTTTCGCTCCCGGCTCTACCTTATCTCTAAACGATTCTATTACTATCTGTAGTTTATCTGCATCTTCTTTTAAAGCTATTTCAGCAGCATCTTGTACCGCCATATTATGCTTTAAAGCTAGTGCATATACATTTACCTTTTTATACTCTAGTTTGATAGGAATATCTACTTTCGTTCCTTTCTTACTGATCTTCATTACTTTTTGAGAAACAGTCTTTCCATTAGCCATTACCTCAACGAAAGCATACGTATTATCCTCAGCACTTCGTACTTCTACCGTAGCTTTATCCCCTACCTTATACGTTTTTTGTTCTGATTTAAGTTCTACTAATGCCTTTGGTGCTTCTTTAAGCTCTTCATTTCTTAAGATAAAAGTCTTCTCTATCTCATTCTTTATACCATTCTCTAGTACATACCCTTTTACGATATAGTTACCGGAAGTCAATTGTTTTGCTCCGTTATATACGATACTATTTCCTTTAGCAGTATCAAATGAAGTATTAAACACAGATACTCCTTCTTTCCACTTAGAACTATCTTTCTCTTCACCATATACTAGATTAGGGAATAAGGCTACGAACTCATCATAGTTATACAACTGATAATCTCCTGTAACCAATCCGAACTCATCAGTAATACGATTAGGATTAGGAGCTAATAACGGATAGATAGTTAACTCCCCTTGAGAAGCATAATCTATACCGTTTAAGTTTCTTGTACTAATAGTAAAATTACTTAAATCTTTAGCAGTCGTTATCACAGGCAAGTTGACACTTAGCTCTATATTCTTCTCTCCTACTACTACACTATGATTCTGACTATGTGTCTCCCCATTCTGATCAGTCACATCCGCATATACAGTATAAGTGAATGTACGAGGCAATGTAGAAGTCGCTTCTCCTTTAGGCAATGCTTTAAAGCTCACAGTGAACTTACCTAAAGCATCTGTCACAGTCTCACCCTGTATCATCGTTTCCCCCTTATCGTATCTATAAGGAAATGAAGTACCACATATCCATCGAGGCCATATCTCTTGGCGTACTACACGGTACACTACTTTCGCTTTATCTATATTCGTTCCTAAGAAAGCCTTTGCGCTACCTGTAACAGCTACTTCTTCGTTTAGCTTATAAATACCTTTAAGCTCATCAAAGGCTACCTCAAACTTCGGACGTTTATATTCTTCCATTCTTACACTACTCCATCCTATCGACTCTTCGTTTAGCTTCACTTCTAGACCATAGTATCCCAACTTTCCTGATGAAGGTAATATAAACTGCCCATTAACAGAACCAAACTCATTCGTCGTCAGCTCCTGTTTAGATACCTCAGTGCCGTTTGCATCAGTTAGTAGTATTGTTACTTTTGATTTACCTACTACTTGTTCTGTAGTCAGTGTTTTCTTACCTACGATAGACTTAAAGTACATCACTTGAGCAGGTCTGTATATTGCTCTATCAGTAAGGATAGTTGCTTTATACGAAACATCGGCTTCCTCTGTTTCGTTATCTCCATAATAACTAGATGCATAAGGAGAGTAGTATACTCCTTCTCCTTTTACATTCATATATAGATAATGTCCTAACTTAGATATATCTATGCTAGCTTGACCATTAGCATCCGTAGTGATGACAGTTTCCCAATAATTATTATTGTCACGTCTCTCGTCTTCATTTGCTATGTGAATCTTGGTATTGCTAAGAGGCTTACCTGATTTGCGGTTATATGCTCTTAGTTTACCATTGTTTACCTCTATAATATTAGGCGTTACATTGATATGACTGATCTGTACATCCGTTTTATCTGCTTCTACCTTATTAAAAGGCACACTAGATATTAACACATAATATCTACCCGTCTTTAAAGGCTTAAGAGCTGCTATCGTTCTGTGCATCTCATAGTCTTTAAACGCACTCAAGTTTAGCTCATACGTATCTACAGCAGGATAATCCTTTAGTAGCTTCAGATAGCGTTCTTCTCCTGAATAGAAGTGCTCATCTGTGCTCTTAAGATTACTTGTGTTCTTTAAAATCTTCACATATACTTTATCCGTATTCTGATGCCCTATACTTAAAGGAATAGCCTGCTCATCTAACACATAAGCATTAAGCGTATAGTTTAATCGCTTAGCTTCAGCATACTGTTTCATTGTTAACAAGTCCTCTGCTGTATCTGTATTAGGGAATAGCTTTACAGCTTTATCTACTAAAGCGATTAACTCAACTCCTCTAAGATGATTAGCATATCCCTCATACACTAAGGGTTCTTTAGGAAACTCTTCTAATAAAGAAGCATATGTTTTCTTGATTACAGCTTCATCACCCTTTGACTCTGCGAGATACATCTGTACATAAACATACATAGAAGTATTCGCTCTAGCCTTTAAGTCCTTTAATAACTCCGTCTCTAGCTGTTCTTTCTTATTCTTAACCAATACACTTTCTTCGTCTGATAAGTCAAACGAGTTATACTGTAAATTCTCTATGAAGTTTAATCTTAGTGCATCATATACAGTAAACTTAGTCCAATCTATCCCTAAGTTCTGATTCGAAAGGTAAAACACATCAGCCCAACTACCGATAAGCGCCTGCTGATCTTTTGCTGCTAGAGTTAATCCTCTGTTATACAGTTTATCTATTTCGCGTTTAAAATCTGCTTCTGTCCAGTACTCAATAGAAGAAGAGGTTCCTCCTTCTATAGCAGTTCTATTTCTCAGTTTATATCTATTGGCATCGAAGTACAACTTATATATTTCAGCTACATAAGTATCTAATATAGCTCTTGTAGAACCTGTCGCAGTATTACTTTCTTTTTTAAACTGATCTATAATACTATTAATATCATACTTCTCGTCTTCTTGAATAATGATATTAACCTTTGCTTCATAGAACATCGCCTTCATCATACTCGGATAATCTTTATTCTTCTTAGATAAAGACAATACTTCCCTAATATTAGGTAACATACTTTTTACCTCAGCATTCACTTCTTGCTTCTGAATAATATCCCATAACGCTTGTATGCGATTATCAGGCTTCTGACCAAACCCTATAAGTGGAGCAAGTATCATAAGATATAAGCTAGTTTTTTTCATATATATATATAGCACCTTTTTTTTGCTGTTTCTAAATTACTTAAAAGAATTTTAAAAGTCTCTATTATCTCAATAAATTAACTTCACTATTACCATACTTTACTAATTAACTTAGATTTTATATCTAGATTTATCTTAACACAACAGCATATTTTATTTCACAAATAACATATTTACTTCCAATAAATACAACTTTCAATTATTCTATAAACAGTACGATAACTCAAGCTTTATAAGAGGATAACATTTAAAAAACATATTCACTGTTTCTTTGACTCAATAAAAAAAAACAAATATGAAACGAATTATTTTTAGTCTATTACTTTGTGCTTCATTAGTATCTTGCTCTAATGACGATAATAAAGATGATAAAAAAGAAAACAAAAAATACCAAACAGAGAATGTGGTATTATTGGTAATTGACGGACCTAGGATGTCTGAAACATGGGAAGATAAAACGAAGAAGAATATCCCTAACCGGGTATCATTGCTAAAAGAAGGAGTATTTATTAACAACTTTCAAAACAACGGATTGACAAATACCAATGCTGGTCATACAGCTTTAATTACAGGAGTCTATGACAGTATACAGAATAATGGGAAAGAACTTCCTTCAAATCCTTCTGTATTACAACAATGGCTTAAACACTCTAAAAAAGACAATAGCAAAGCTTGGGTTATCGTATCGAAAGACAAACTAGAAGTGCTAAACAATACGAAAAACAAAGAATGGAATGGCAAGTTTATGCCTAAAGCAGATGCTGGTATATCAGGTAACCCATCTGGATATAGAGAGGATGCTGTGACCATCGCTAATTTTAAAAAGGTAATTACATCTGACAAACCTAACGTGGTTGTAATTAACTTAAAAGATGTAGATAGCTATGGTCATGCTAACAAATGGAATGAATATATCCAAGCAATCAAAACTACTGATCAAAGTATTAAAGAGATTTGGGACTTTTTACAAACTCAACCTAACTACAAAGGCAAAACAACACTAATGGTTTCTAATGATCATGGACGTCACTTAGATGGAGTGAAAAATGGTTTTATAAACCACGGCGATAGCTGTAGAGGTTGTCGCCATATAGAGTTTTTCGCTATGGGACCAGACTTTAAGAAAAATGCTACCATTACAACAGGAAGTTATGAACAGATAGATGTTGCAAATACAATGGCTGAGTTATTAGGTGTAAAATTAGAATACAGCAAGGGAAAAGTAATAAAAGATATTTTTAAATAAATAATCTTTCACAGATAATAAAAGGAGCCAAGCGGCTCCTTTCTTATTTACTTTCTCTCCATCTAACAGGTAAATTAGGAATAGGATTATTCATAAAACCTGGTATTCCTTTATTAGGAAATGCAGGATTCAAATTGACAGGTATAGCATAGACCTTATAGCTTTTGATATAATCTTTACTCACTATAACTCCCTCCTTCTTAATAGAGATTTCTTTCGTCTCTCCTAAACTTAGCGAGAATCTTTCTGTCTTTAGTTTTTCATTCATAGTAGTTATCGCCTCTACATATCCTTCCATAGGAGTCTTTACCTTAGACTTCACAGTAAAGTAGAAATTCGTGTACTCTTTCTCACTTCTGTTTTCTACGGACGTACCTGTGTATTGAACATTTATATCTCTATCATTAGCAGGCATATCCTCTTTAGAACAACTAGCTAATAACACAGTAATCAACATCACCACAACCAAACTCATATTTTTCATATTTCTATTATTTTAAGTACGCAATGTAAAATAACAGAATAAAAGTATATGTTATAAAAACATTATTTAACTAAAAATAAAAACATAAAACAATAAAATTAAGATTATAATAAATACTACATTTAATTTAACCCCAAATAACAAACATAAATACCAGAAACTAGTACACAAGAATCTATTACAAAAAAGGATGCTCTCTCGAACATCCTTCTACTATATTAATTACTTGTACGTTTAGGTCCTTTTGACTCAGGCCACTCTTGACGTTCACCCTTATTGTTTAGAGGAAGTACTATCTTCTCTCTAGATACTAACTCTGCTTCTTCACTAGCTTTATAAGCCATAATAGCGATTAAGATAGCGTTATTCTGTACATCGTCATACACGATCTTATCTGCTGTATCTCGGTTAGTATGCCAAGTGTAGTTACCATACCCCCAACTCAAAGAACTCATCATAAATCCAGGGATATCTTTACTCACGAATGATACGTGGTCAGAACCTCCCCCTGATGGAGAACCAGGAAAGCTAGTCTTAATCTCTTTCTTATATTTTTCAGGCACCGCATATAACCAATCTGTAATATACTGGTAAGAGTTTAAGAATCCTTGGCCTGAGATATTAGCCACACGACCTGTTCCATTATCTTGGTTAAACACTACTTGTATTTTATTGTGTAGTTCTGGATGATCAGCTACGAACGCACGAGACCCATTAAGTCCTTGCTCCTCACTTCCCCAATTACCGATAAGTATCGTACGCTTAGGATTAGGCAATACTATCTTTAAGATACGAGCAGCTTCCATCATTGTGATAATACCTGTACCGTTATCAGTAGCTCCTGTACCACCATCCCAACTATCTAAGTGAGCTGATAAGATAACATACTCATCTGCCTTAGCTCCTCCTTTTAATTCTGCTACTGTATTATACGTCTTAGCAGTACCTAGATCTTTAGACTGAGCATTAACTGTAATTCTTGGTGCTTTCCCATTCTCCGCTAATCTATATAGCATACCATAATCTTCCACAGCAATATCAATAGTCGGTACCTTCTTAGTCTCAGCACCGAAGATTCTATTAGATCCCATGATACCAGTCCAGTATGACATCACTACACCTGCAGCACCTGCATCTTCTAATACTTTTGGCAACTCTTTAGCTGTATACCCAGTATTCTTAATACGAGTAGCCCAAGCTTTTTCAGCTACAGCTTTCTCTTCTGTCATTTTCGTATATGATTCTTCTGTTGCAAA is a window of Myroides oncorhynchi DNA encoding:
- a CDS encoding M20/M25/M40 family metallo-hydrolase, translating into MKLTTTITKSIAQGVLGVAIFSSSLAIAQKQDPIVDAIVKEGTTNSQLRNYAFELMDVIGPRLVGTPQMMQAHNWVKNQYQSMGFEARNEEYGTWKAWERGTTQITMTSPRIKSMEGMQLAWSPASKKGGVDGEVVVLTDAKTKADFEAWLPSVKGKYVLISMHQPTGRPDYQWKTFATEESYTKMTEEKAVAEKAWATRIKNTGYTAKELPKVLEDAGAAGVVMSYWTGIMGSNRIFGAETKKVPTIDIAVEDYGMLYRLAENGKAPRITVNAQSKDLGTAKTYNTVAELKGGAKADEYVILSAHLDSWDGGTGATDNGTGIITMMEAARILKIVLPNPKRTILIGNWGSEEQGLNGSRAFVADHPELHNKIQVVFNQDNGTGRVANISGQGFLNSYQYITDWLYAVPEKYKKEIKTSFPGSPSGGGSDHVSFVSKDIPGFMMSSLSWGYGNYTWHTNRDTADKIVYDDVQNNAILIAIMAYKASEEAELVSREKIVLPLNNKGERQEWPESKGPKRTSN